Proteins from a single region of Equus asinus isolate D_3611 breed Donkey chromosome 17, EquAss-T2T_v2, whole genome shotgun sequence:
- the LOC139040914 gene encoding olfactory receptor 5D18-like, protein MLLSERNKTGATFTLLGFSDFPELQIPLVLIFLAIYTVTVVGNIGMIVIIKINPKLHTPMYFFLSHLSFVDFCYSSVITPKTLVNLVVEDRTISFIGCVVQFFFSCTFAVTEFFLLAVMAYDRFVAICNPLLYTFAMSQKLCAVLVVGSYAWGVACSLIFTCSVIKLSFRGFNTINHFFCEFSSLLSLSCSDTYVNQLLLFIFATFNAVSTLLIILMSYGFIIVAILKMHSASGRCKAFSTCASHLTTVTIFYGTILFLYCVPNSKNSRHTVKVASVFYTVVIPMLNPLIYSLRNKDVKDIVSKIILLKHSY, encoded by the coding sequence ATGTTACtgtcagagagaaataaaactgggGCCACGTTCACTCTCTTGGGCTTCTCAGATTTCCCAGAACTGCAAATCCCTCTCGTCTTGATTTTTCTGGCTATTTACACTGTCACTGTTGTAGGGAATATTGGGATGAttgtaataatcaaaattaaCCCCAAGCTACACacccctatgtactttttcctcagccaCCTCTCATTTGTGGATTTCTGCTATTCCTCCGTCATTACTCCCAAGACCCTGGTGAACCTAGTTGTGGAAGACAGAACCATTTCATTTATAGGATGTGTAGtacaattctttttctcttgtacCTTTGCGGTAACTGAATTCTTTTTATTagctgtgatggcctatgaccgttTTGTGGCCATTTGTAACCCTCTGCTCTACACATTTGCCATGTCCCAGAAACTCTGTGCCGTGCTAGTGGTCGGATCATATGCATGGGGAGTAGCTTGTTCCTTGATATTCACATGTTCTGTTATCAAATTATCATTTCGAGGTTTCAACACaattaatcatttcttctgtgaattctcCTCGTTGCTGTCCCTCTCTTGCTCTGATACTTATGTCAACCAGTTGCTACTTTTCATTTTTGCCACCTTTAATGCGGTTAGCACACTACTCATCATTCTCATGTCTTATGGATTTATCATTGTCGCTATCCTCAAGATGCATTCAGCCAGTGGGCGCtgcaaagccttctccacctgtgcctcaCACCTGACAACCGTTACTATCTTCTATGGCACCATCCTCTTCCTCTACTGTGTGCCCAACTCCAAAAACTCCAGGCACACAGTCAAAGTGGCCTCTGTGTTTTACACAGTGGTGATCCCCATGTTGAATCCTCTGATCTACAGTTTGAGAAATAAGGATGTCAAGGATATTGTCAGCAAAATAATTCTTCTTAAGCATTCTTATTaa